Proteins encoded together in one Carya illinoinensis cultivar Pawnee chromosome 3, C.illinoinensisPawnee_v1, whole genome shotgun sequence window:
- the LOC122303503 gene encoding uncharacterized protein LOC122303503, whose protein sequence is MGKKRKSDATRMDEVDRSIYTTFCSAANSLSQLYTQTMNHQRLSFQAGERHALEKLYQWVLRQQEEGSRVTTVDIVAYLQNELEYGADEPPMSPRLPFQNQHAQNAMHLTSMGAPVSSSPFVNIATVGQGVRSGQSDNQAKNSVFSNALSSPVRRSIQSYHLAQGASQGPPNSETNYCHLQNRDTNSASSNDCMDMHADSPGGHDFPY, encoded by the exons ATGGGGAAGAAGAGGAAGTCGGACGCCACGCGCATGGACGAGGTGGACCGTAGCATTTACACGACCTTCTGCAGCGCCGCCAACTCCCTCTCCCAGCTCTACACCCAGACCATGAACCACCAGCGCCTCTCCTTCCAAGCCGGTGAACGTCACGCTCTG GAGAAACTATATCAATGGGTTTTGAGGCAACAAGAAGAAGGATCAAGAGTGACAACTGTGGATATTGTTGCTTATTTGCAG AATGAGCTTGAATATGGAGCAGATGAGCCCCCAATGTCCCCTAGGCTTCCATTTCAAAACCAGCACGCCCAGAATGCAATGCACCTGACTAGTATGGGTGCCCCTGTCTCTTCCAGTCCCTTTGTGAATATAGCAACTGTTGGTCAGGGAGTTCGTTCCGGGCAATCCGATAATCAAGCTAAGAACTCTGTTTTCTCTAATGCTCTCTCCAGCCCAGTTCGAAGGAGCATTCAGTCTTATCATCTCGCACAAGGGGCTTCACAAGGACCTCCGAATAGTGAGACAAACTATTGTCATCTCCAAAACCGGGATACCAACTCCGCAAGCTCAAATGACTGCATGGATATGCATGCAGATAGTCCAGGTGGTCATGACTTTCCATACTGA
- the LOC122303505 gene encoding UDP-rhamnose/UDP-galactose transporter 5 isoform X2 — protein MTSAKMADRKATLDAASWMFNVVTSVGIILVNKALMAKYGFTFATTLTGLHFGTTTLLTFLLRRLGYIQASHLPFSELLKFVLFANFSIVGMNVSLMWNSVGFYQIAKLSMIPVSCFLEVVLDKVRYSRDTKLSIVVVLLGVAVCTVTDVSVNAKGFIAALVAVWSTSLQQYYVHFLQRNYSLGSFNLLGHTAPAQAASLLLLGPFLDYWLTGKRVDAYGFSPTSLCGFGIELRCIQER, from the exons ATGACTTCAGCAAAGATGGCCGATAGGAAGGCAACTCTTGATGCTGCCTCATGGATGTTTAATGTTGTCACATCTGTCGGAATAATACTTGTCAACAAAGCCTTAATGGCCAAATATGGTTTTACCTTTG CTACGACGTTAACTGGTCTGCATTTTGGCACAACCACATTGTTGACTTTTCTTCTTCGGAGGCTGGGATACATTCAGGCCTCTCATCTACCATTTTCTGAACTTctgaaatttgttttatttgcgaACTTTTCCATAGTTGGGATGAATGTGAGTTTGATGTGGAATTCCGTGGGATTCTATCAG ATTGCAAAGCTGAGTATGATCCCGGTATCTTGTTTTCTGGAAGTTGTCTTGGACAAGGTGCGATACTCAAGGGACACAAAACTTAGCATAGTAGTAGTCCTCCTTGGCGTTGCAGTCTGTACTGTTACCGATGTGAGTGTCAATGCCAAGGGTTTTATTGCTGCTTTAGTAGCGGTTTGGAGCACTTCACTGCAGCAGTAT TATGTACACTTCCTTCAGCGGAATTATTCTCTTGGATCTTTCAACTTACTGGGGCACACTGCTCCAGCACAGGCGGCATCCCTGCTGTTATTAGGACCCTTTCTGGACTACTGGTTGACTGGTAAAAGAGTTGATGCATATGGCTTTAGCCCCACGTCCTTG tgcgGTTTTGGCATAGAACTGAGATGCATCCAGGAGCGCTGA